The region AGAAGCAACATCCAACTGATAAGTATCAAGTAGAGCGGACTGCAGGCTCCTGTTTTGAGAAGCGTGTGATATCGATTCGTTATCCATCGCATGTGGCATTCCTCCTAATCGCTGTTTGGTTTCTATCGCTAATGCCGTAACCTATCATATTATGAGACGGATGTCAAGTTCACAATTGACTGAATCGAAATTCTAAAGTGACTTGTACCAAATCAATTGGATCTCATGTCACATGATAATCTACACCATACTGCACCAAACCTAATCGTCGTGCCACACCTTGAGAGGCCACATTGTCCCACGAAGTACTGTAGAGAGGGATGCGGTTCAGAGCACGAACAGCAAGTGCCCAAGCCGCGACAACCGACATTGCATACCCACGTCGACGATAACCGGTTAGTGTATCAACACCTGCTTCATGAGCCCGTGATGATAAGCGGACACTTCGACAAATTGACACAGCCTGCGAATCCTCTATAATCGCTAAATACGGCTGCCAACTATTGAGTTCCGATGCCATTTCGGCGAAGTCTCCCTTTAGAAGTCCGGCATGCTCACAGGATAGCCGGACAACATTTGTTGGGGGTGTGATACCTTCAGGAAAGCGATAAGCGGGCCCGACCCAGACCCGTTCAATCGGTGCATGGCTTTGAAGAATATCCTCGAATTGTCTACGGTTTCTTGGGATTTTCTGGGAATTCGTGGACAACGGTTCAGCAGCGATGATTTCCTTCAGTTGGGCAACCACATTGTCGGGAAGGTCGTGCCGGAATCGACAGATTGAGCCTTCATTGGTATATCCGAAGAAAAAACGAGGTGCTGGTTCCTCAGCACCGTTAGGTTCGTTGATACGTTGAAGGTATCCGTTTTCATCCTGCGTAAATAGCACCTCAACTTGTATTTTCATCAATTCCGTATCAGATACATGTTCCCTCATTGGTCTGGCTGTTCTCCAGTATAATGCTTCCCTTAAACTGTTCCTCTATGCCTGCTAACATTTATTGAAGTCGACTAAGGCATTTACGTACGCCGTAGTGGATCTGCGTAAACGTTCAATCCGTTCTTTGGGAATGGGTCCGCTATCCTCTTCGATACACAGATCAGATATGACGCGGATGCCGACGTATTTGACGTTGTTAAGCGCACAGACATCCACAATCGCTGACGATTCCCAATTCACTGCGACAGCTCCACTCTCTACGGCAATTTTGTCCCTAACTTCACGATTGTATACGTCCATATCTCCACAGATGACGGGAGCTTTTGTAATCGTAACATTGGGATCCGTTGATAAAGTGTGTGCGAATGTGCTTATTGAAGACGCAGAAGCCTGAAAAAGGCGCGCTCTCCATTCATCTTGCTCACACTGGATCTCTGACCGATTTGGCACGGCGTGCTCAGAGACACCCGTAATCACGACAATGTCTCCGATATCCAAGGTATCAACCAATCCACCGGCAAATCCGAACTCAAAGAAGGTGTCTACCCGATATGTGTCTATTATCATTTGGCACATCGATGCCGCACGCACCTTGCCCATACCCGACTGCATGACAACCCATTTTTTGTCTCCATCGGACCATTCAAACTGGAGTCTGCTGTTCCAATCGACCGAATCACCGACCTCCTGACCCAAGACCTTCAGAAGTGTGTGCGTTTCGTCGGCGTAAGCCGTCATGATACATAGTTTTGCACTCACAAATTTCACTCCGTAATTATGATTATAGTTGGCAAGGTTAGGAAACCTTACCAGCGCGATGGGAAGTCCAAGCCTCTTGTGTTCATACTAATTGCTCGTTTTTCTAAATTCACAGTAACTTTCATACCGAGACTGCGAGATGTCCCCTTTTTTCAAAGCTTCTTCCACGCTACAGCCTTTCTCATAAATATGCCCGCAGGAATTGTTAGTGCACTGCTCTCGGAGCGAGTTCATCTCTGGAAAATAGCGATCCATCAAGCGGGGCTCGATGTTCCAAAAGTTCAATTCGCGCAGTCCCGGTGTATCGGCGATAAAACCGCCGAAATCCAAGTTGTAAAGTTGGGTTGCAACGGTCGTGTGTCTACCGCCCCGTCTCGGATTCACTGTGTTGGTTTTCAATTTCAAATTGGGCTGAATGGCATTCAGGAGCGAGGATTTTCCGACCCCCGATAATCCGGTGAATGCTGAAATCTTCCCTTTCATCCATGTCTTCAAATCCTCGATTCCCTCGTCGGTCGTTGCACTTGTAAGGATTGTCCGATAACCGATTTTTTGGTAAACTGCGGTCATCGAATCTACGTCTGATCGGTTTTCGAGCATATCAATTTTATTGAAACAGATAAGCGGTTCAATTCCGGATGCCTCGGCGATAACGAGGAATTTGTCTAACATTCGCTGCCAGATGGGTGGTTCTTTTACAGAGGAAACGATAACAAGCCCATTGAGATTCGGAATAAGAATAACCCTTTTGGATTGTGTCCCTTTTCGTTTGTATTGGCTCTTGCGGCGCATAACGGCTGCAATCGTCCCGTGCGTTTCATCAATCACCTGAATTTTGACGCGATCCCCAACGTAGACCTGTTGATTTGTGCTAAAGGCATCTCGTTTTCCGCGTAGCGAGCATTGATATTGATCCGTATCGCACTGCACGATGTAAACGCCGTTGCTGGCACGCATCACAATACCTTCGGGAAGTCCGATCAATTTTTCGTTGTCGAAGAGATAACCTGTCCGTTTGAGGAGTTCCTCGTCCGGTATAATGCGTGCGGCTTTAATCGCACTAAGCCGTCTGACCCGGTCTTTGACGAGCATCTTCTCTGATTTGAGCA is a window of Candidatus Poribacteria bacterium DNA encoding:
- a CDS encoding GNAT family N-acetyltransferase, whose protein sequence is MREHVSDTELMKIQVEVLFTQDENGYLQRINEPNGAEEPAPRFFFGYTNEGSICRFRHDLPDNVVAQLKEIIAAEPLSTNSQKIPRNRRQFEDILQSHAPIERVWVGPAYRFPEGITPPTNVVRLSCEHAGLLKGDFAEMASELNSWQPYLAIIEDSQAVSICRSVRLSSRAHEAGVDTLTGYRRRGYAMSVVAAWALAVRALNRIPLYSTSWDNVASQGVARRLGLVQYGVDYHVT
- a CDS encoding 5'-methylthioadenosine/S-adenosylhomocysteine nucleosidase — translated: MSAKLCIMTAYADETHTLLKVLGQEVGDSVDWNSRLQFEWSDGDKKWVVMQSGMGKVRAASMCQMIIDTYRVDTFFEFGFAGGLVDTLDIGDIVVITGVSEHAVPNRSEIQCEQDEWRARLFQASASSISTFAHTLSTDPNVTITKAPVICGDMDVYNREVRDKIAVESGAVAVNWESSAIVDVCALNNVKYVGIRVISDLCIEEDSGPIPKERIERLRRSTTAYVNALVDFNKC
- the rsgA gene encoding ribosome small subunit-dependent GTPase A is translated as MAMSVYAGTTLSEAQKIIAGDYSAFDWRERVIYSRVYLGMNPAIRDAENALGSDEDKPVIVALLLKSEKMLVKDRVRRLSAIKAARIIPDEELLKRTGYLFDNEKLIGLPEGIVMRASNGVYIVQCDTDQYQCSLRGKRDAFSTNQQVYVGDRVKIQVIDETHGTIAAVMRRKSQYKRKGTQSKRVILIPNLNGLVIVSSVKEPPIWQRMLDKFLVIAEASGIEPLICFNKIDMLENRSDVDSMTAVYQKIGYRTILTSATTDEGIEDLKTWMKGKISAFTGLSGVGKSSLLNAIQPNLKLKTNTVNPRRGGRHTTVATQLYNLDFGGFIADTPGLRELNFWNIEPRLMDRYFPEMNSLREQCTNNSCGHIYEKGCSVEEALKKGDISQSRYESYCEFRKTSN